From Clostridia bacterium, a single genomic window includes:
- a CDS encoding DUF445 family protein, whose product MNIEFVILPVIGALIGWFTNLLAIKLIFRPLNAVTIPFIGFTIQGVIPKRRNEIARSIGYTVESELLSIQDIIDEIWDQDNKRNLSAKIKDKISIVVYKNIPGLIPGPLKGLIVNYVDKIVSTELEDFLDSSVNEIKNNAIDSIDISNIIETKINEFELENLERIIIDIASNELKYIEILGGIIGGVIGIFQALLLYFMGVV is encoded by the coding sequence GTGAATATTGAGTTTGTAATATTACCGGTCATAGGCGCATTGATAGGTTGGTTTACCAATTTGCTTGCAATAAAATTAATATTTCGCCCTTTAAATGCTGTAACAATACCTTTTATTGGATTTACCATACAAGGAGTGATTCCTAAAAGGAGAAATGAAATAGCAAGAAGCATAGGATATACAGTAGAGAGTGAATTGTTGTCTATACAGGATATCATTGATGAAATATGGGACCAGGATAATAAGCGGAATTTATCAGCCAAAATAAAGGACAAGATATCGATAGTAGTTTATAAAAATATCCCAGGACTTATTCCCGGACCTTTAAAAGGGCTGATTGTCAATTATGTGGACAAGATAGTAAGTACAGAGTTAGAGGACTTTCTAGATAGCTCGGTGAATGAGATAAAAAATAATGCAATAGATTCAATAGATATATCAAATATTATCGAAACAAAGATTAATGAGTTTGAACTAGAAAATTTAGAGAGAATAATAATTGATATAGCGAGCAATGAGTTAAAATATATAGAGATACTAGGTGGTATTATCGGAGGAGTAATAGGAATATTTCAAGCATTATTATTATATTTTATGGGGGTAGTGTAA